In one window of Arachis ipaensis cultivar K30076 chromosome B06, Araip1.1, whole genome shotgun sequence DNA:
- the LOC107648565 gene encoding AP2-like ethylene-responsive transcription factor AIL5 (The sequence of the model RefSeq protein was modified relative to this genomic sequence to represent the inferred CDS: added 78 bases not found in genome assembly): MEEKAARAYDLAALKYWGPSTHINFPLENYQNELEEMKNMNRQEYVAHLRRKSSGFSRGASMYRGVTRHHQHGRWQARIGRVAGNKDLYLGTFSTQEEAAEAYDVAAIKFRGVNAVTNFDISRYDVERIMASNTLLAGELARKNNNEQPKAIEAAPAPAPATTLEYNVVTSHINKKELVEVEGCNNNNIENGSDEWKKIGFNDDYRNCQTFCGGGALQDLIGIQNPNMGGGTHFSNPSSLVTSLSNSSREGSPVHNMNKNNNSSHHQNVFHQKVNNNNNVVSPIIVANNTSTTSVVSSWFPSPPPQIRSTMSPMPIFAAWTEP; the protein is encoded by the exons CTAGAAAACTACCAAAATGAActtgaagaaatgaagaacaTGAACAGGCAGGAATATGTTGCACATTTGAGAAG AAAAAGTAGTGGATTTTCAAGGGGAGCTTCAATGTATAGAGGGGTGACAAG GCACCACCAACATGGGAGATGGCAAGCAAGGATAGGCAGAGTAGCGGGAAATAAGGACCTTTATCTTGGGACATTCA gtactcaagaagaagcagcagaagcaTATGATGTGGCTGCAATCAAATTCCGTGGGGTGAATGCAGTCACAAACTTTGACATTTCAAGATATGATGTTGAAAGGATCATGGCTAGTAACACCCTACTTGCCGGAGAATTGGCCAGAAAGAACAACAACGAGCAGCCGAAGGCGATCGAGGCGGCGCCGGCACCGGCACCGGCAACAACCCTAGAGTACAATGTTGTAACAAGCCACATCAACAAGAAGGAGTTGGTAGAAGTTGAAGGTTGTAACAACAACAACATTGAAAATGGTTCAGATGAATGGAAGAAGATTGGATTTAATGATGATTATAGAAATTGTCAAACTTTCTGTGGTGGTGGGGCCCTACAAGATCTAATTGGCATTCAAAACCCTAATATGGGAGGAGGGACTCATTTTTCAAACCCATCTTCACTAGTGACAAGTTTGAGCAACTCATCAAGAGAAGGTAGCCCTGTTCACAACATGAACAAGAACAACAATAGTAGTCATCATCAAAATGTGTTTCATCAAaaggttaataataataataatgttgttaGCCCTATTATTGTTGCCAATAATACTAGTACTACTAGTGTTGTTAGTTCTTGGTTCCCTTCACCACCTCCTCAAATTAGGTCTACTATGTCTCCCATGCCCATTTTTGCGGCTTGGACTGAACCCTAG
- the LOC107647731 gene encoding GATA zinc finger domain-containing protein 14-like: MKSFLNDGNNTTTATTTNHDDDSNNHNWLMGFSLSPHHHHNMKMELNNPSSTMCYAENPSPFHSSPSLAMMPLKSDGSLCIMEALTTSQTQVMVPSSSCSSPKLEDFLGGATMGAHEYGEHEREAMALSLDSIYYNNSHHHHHQNSEAENNNRQQHCSSNSSLDLILSDPFKQQGHNSNNHHHEHDHDVNQYYSALGCSNDGSTNILPFVEEEEEETTKEPHHQMHQEQENNNCFIRNWVNGNNNNNNNNNGMVESVNVNVNGGGGNLKTLSLSMSPGCSSTSQSSSSHVSVSTTTHNHNQISAGSSSSNSCKAMVEVAKNNKRGHNNSMYI, from the exons ATGAAGTCTTTCTTGAATGATGGAAACAATACTACTACTGCTACTACTACTAATCATGATGATGATAGTAACAATCATAACTGGTTGATGGGTTTCTCTCTCTcaccccaccaccaccacaacatGAAAATGGAG TTgaataatccttcttcaacaatGTGTTATGCTGAAAACCCTTCTCCCTTTCATTCTTCTCCTTCTCTGGCTATGATGCCACTCAAATCTGATGGCTCACTCTGCATAATGGAAGCTCTCACTACATCACAAACCCAAG TGATGGTGCCAAGTTCTTCATGTTCATCTCCAAAGCTTGAGGACTTTCTAGGTGGTGCAACAATGGGAGCTCATGAATATGGTGAACATGAAAGAGAAGCAATGGCTCTAAGCTTAGACAGCATTTACTATAACAAtagccatcatcatcatcatcaaaattcTGAGGCTGAAAACAACAACAGACAACAACATTGTTCTTCTAATTCTTCTTTGGACCTTATTCTCTCAGACCCTTTTAAGCAACAAGGGCATAATAGTAATAATCATCATCATGAACATGATCATGATGTGAATCAATACTATTCAGCACTTGGCTGCAGCAATGATGGTTCTACTAACATTCTACcatttgttgaagaagaagaagaagaaacaacaaAGGAACCTCATCATCAAATGCATCAAGAACAAGAGAATAATAATTGCTTCATCAGAAACTGGGTTAatggaaataataataataataataataataatggaatgGTGGAAAGTGTTAATGTGAATGTTAATGGTGGAGGTGGGAATTTGAAGACTTTAAGTCTTTCAATGAGTCCTGGTTGTTCATCTACTTCTCAATCATCATCAAGCCATGTAAGTGTTTCAACAACTACTCATAATCATAATCAGATCTcagcaggttcttcttcttcaaattcttgCAAGGCCATGGTGGAAGTTGCAAAGAATAATAAGAGAGGACACAATAATAgtatgtatatataa